In a genomic window of Cetobacterium sp. NK01:
- a CDS encoding CGGC domain-containing protein: MENIDFNNIEFAIIIQCSIAKRRCSGFYCVQSFYDKKGAFSNYPKDKNIMYLSMECGGCCGKGVSSLLGHFNRKMVDFYKIPKDKTVVHLASCMTNDHHHYDRCPHLEYIKDIIVRKHGFKNIIEGSFIWSGSEELRESGKYNTY, translated from the coding sequence ATGGAAAATATTGATTTTAATAATATTGAGTTTGCCATTATCATTCAATGTTCAATTGCAAAAAGAAGATGCAGTGGATTCTATTGCGTTCAATCATTTTATGATAAGAAGGGGGCATTTTCAAATTATCCAAAAGATAAAAATATAATGTATTTATCTATGGAATGTGGAGGATGCTGCGGAAAAGGAGTTTCAAGCTTACTTGGACATTTTAATAGAAAAATGGTTGATTTTTATAAAATTCCTAAGGATAAGACAGTAGTTCACTTAGCTTCTTGTATGACAAATGATCATCACCATTATGATAGATGTCCTCATCTTGAATACATCAAAGATATCATTGTTAGAAAGCATGGATTTAAAAATATTATAGAAGGTTCTTTTATTTGGTCTGGTTCTGAAGAGTTGCGTGAATCTGGAAAATACAATACTTATTAA
- a CDS encoding IS256 family transposase yields MARKNSEVNPLVKQLIEENKIKSANDAQDFMKNMFKDMVNILMQAEFDESIGYDKYDRESSANTTNSRNGYNSKQVNTSLGKVQVDIPRDREGQFEPTIVPKYSRDISDIEDKIISMYGRGMTISEINAHLEEIYGLTFSASQISRITDKVFEEIDTWKNRPLQKCYPFVFMDAIHFNIKSNGKVSNRAAYVVLGIDLEGKKDILSIVIGENESSKFWLKVVDELRSRGVEDIFTVSIDGLKGFGDAISTIFPEAQIQRCMVHQIRNTLRFMNYQDRKSYAQQLKNIYNVTNAESAFQALEALKNDLPEFAPALRSWYTNWNELSLFFNFPMEIRKMIYTTNIIESLNSQFRKVSNSRSIYPSEDALLKILYLSSKNIMKKWNQKIRGWEGILRMLSIEYEGRLEKYLK; encoded by the coding sequence ATGGCTAGAAAAAATTCAGAAGTAAATCCACTTGTTAAACAATTAATTGAAGAGAATAAGATTAAATCTGCTAACGACGCTCAAGATTTTATGAAAAATATGTTTAAGGATATGGTTAATATCTTGATGCAAGCTGAGTTTGATGAATCTATTGGATATGATAAATACGACAGAGAATCAAGCGCCAACACTACCAACAGTAGAAATGGATACAATTCTAAGCAAGTTAATACTTCTCTTGGAAAAGTTCAAGTTGATATTCCTAGAGATAGGGAAGGTCAATTTGAACCAACAATTGTTCCCAAATATTCTAGAGATATTTCTGATATTGAAGATAAAATTATCTCTATGTATGGGCGTGGAATGACTATTTCTGAGATTAATGCTCATCTTGAAGAGATTTATGGATTGACGTTCTCAGCGTCGCAGATTAGTAGAATTACTGATAAGGTTTTTGAAGAGATAGATACTTGGAAAAATAGGCCATTACAAAAATGTTATCCTTTTGTTTTCATGGATGCAATACATTTCAATATTAAAAGTAATGGTAAAGTTTCAAATAGAGCTGCATATGTTGTTTTAGGAATAGACCTAGAAGGAAAAAAGGATATTTTGAGTATTGTAATAGGAGAGAATGAAAGTTCTAAATTTTGGTTAAAAGTTGTAGACGAATTAAGATCTAGAGGGGTTGAGGATATTTTTACTGTGTCTATTGATGGTTTAAAAGGATTTGGTGACGCAATCTCAACTATTTTTCCAGAGGCTCAAATACAACGTTGTATGGTACATCAAATTAGAAATACATTAAGATTTATGAATTATCAAGATAGAAAAAGCTACGCCCAACAACTTAAAAATATTTACAATGTTACTAATGCGGAATCAGCATTTCAAGCTTTGGAAGCTTTGAAAAATGACCTTCCTGAATTTGCGCCAGCTCTTAGAAGTTGGTATACTAATTGGAATGAGTTATCGCTTTTTTTCAACTTTCCTATGGAAATTAGAAAGATGATCTATACAACAAATATAATTGAAAGTTTAAATAGCCAATTTAGAAAAGTTAGTAATTCTAGATCTATTTACCCTAGTGAAGATGCTTTATTAAAGATTCTTTATCTTTCTAGTAAAAATATTATGAAAAAATGGAATCAAAAAATTAGAGGTTGGGAAGGAATCTTAAGAATGTTATCAATAGAGTATGAAGGTCGTTTAGAGAAATATTTGAAATAA
- a CDS encoding sigma-70 family RNA polymerase sigma factor, with translation MTDDDLLLKAKNGNHEAMEKVINQYQKLVYKNSQNFFLRGGEGNDLEQEGYIGLIKAIKAYKPNTEATFTTFANLCIRRQLITTIKKANTDKHKIFNDSIIKDSYSENIEKIDYKTLSLCFHTPEELLLGKELVELLNNYLDKNLSDFEKQVFSHLIQQKTYIEIADILGDTPKRIDNTIQRIKKKVKRYLNNKNEVY, from the coding sequence ATGACTGATGATGATCTTTTATTAAAAGCAAAAAATGGAAATCATGAAGCAATGGAAAAAGTTATAAATCAATACCAAAAACTAGTTTATAAAAACAGCCAAAATTTTTTCTTAAGAGGCGGAGAAGGAAATGATTTGGAACAAGAAGGATATATTGGATTAATTAAGGCAATCAAAGCATATAAACCAAATACGGAAGCTACTTTTACTACTTTTGCAAATCTTTGTATCCGGAGACAACTGATTACAACAATAAAAAAAGCTAATACAGACAAACATAAAATTTTTAATGATTCTATAATTAAAGATAGTTATTCTGAAAATATTGAAAAAATAGATTATAAAACTCTATCCTTATGTTTTCATACACCAGAAGAGTTGCTTTTAGGAAAAGAGTTAGTTGAACTATTAAATAATTATTTAGATAAAAATTTAAGTGACTTTGAAAAACAAGTTTTTAGTCATTTGATTCAACAAAAAACATATATAGAAATTGCAGACATATTAGGTGATACACCAAAACGTATAGATAATACTATTCAAAGAATTAAAAAAAAGGTGAAAAGATACTTAAACAATAAAAATGAGGTATACTAA